A region of Athene noctua chromosome 12, bAthNoc1.hap1.1, whole genome shotgun sequence DNA encodes the following proteins:
- the CD14 gene encoding monocyte differentiation antigen CD14, whose protein sequence is MNVAVLLLLGLGLLEAEGRCFFNRTQEHCVCYSLSEESINSIIQCLAATAVEIRGGELERYVAYPISDLDPSTIEMLGSLIIRKVIFGDLLVPEILLARVLRFFSYTHVQELVFDSCIFEGRGNWDEMAGQNLPILSLHFHNVTSAPLTGREQDLSSLSSWLETLQELSVTGSHVTSLPCGIGGVFRALRSLDMAQNSLEDESLMPAFCKGAFPQLQVLGLQRNNLKSYHRVCESVQLLPELQQLDLSQNRLMADPSSSCQWPLSLQVFNLSNTGLDEVLTPLPPSLEVLDMSCNHLHAVDISLSSLKKLFLNQNMLQAAPSIRNYPVLDTLHLDNNLITELPGDEVKLLGHLQDVAVAGNPYNCSCSGARGLQALAGMGHLGQGWPHDYTCHSPPHYQGRLVQDVPVSVLQCNSAAVIAPLCIALTLLSLAGAVCLVRFRPQLVRPCCRV, encoded by the coding sequence ATGAATGTGGCTGTTCTCctcctcctggggctggggctgttgGAGGCAGAAGGCAGGTGTTTCTTCAATCGCACTCAGGAGCACTGTGTGTGCTACAGCCTGTCTGAGGAAAGCATAAACAGCATCATTCAGTGCCTTGCAGCCACTGCTGTGGAGATTCGTGGAGGAGAGCTGGAGAGATACGTAGCCTACCCCATCAGTGACCTGGACCCCTCCACCATTGAAATGCTGGGCTCTCTTATAATCAGGAAAGTAATTTTTGGTGATCTCCTGGTTCCTGAGATACTCCTCGCCCGAGTCCTGAGGTTCTTCTCCTACACCCATGTGCAGGAGCTGGTGTTTGACAGCTGCATTTTTGAGGGGAGAGGCAACTGGGATGAAATGGCTGGCCAGAACTTGCCCATATTGTCCCTGCACTTCCACAACGTGACGTCTGCCCCGCTGACGGGCCGTGAGCAGGACCTGTCCAGTCTGAGCAGCTGGCTGGAGACCCTGCAGGAGCTGTCTGTCACTGGCTCCCATGTCACCAGCCTGCCCTGTGGCATCGGAGGTGTGTTCAGAGCTCTGCGCTCCCTGGACATGGCACAAAACAGCCTTGAGGATGAGAGCTTGATGCCCGCATTCTGCAAGGGGGCTTTTCCTCAGCTCCAGGTACTGGGTCTGCAGCGCAACAACCTGAAATCCTACCACAGGGTGTGCGAAAGTGTGCAGCTGCTGCCTGAGCTCCAGCAGCTGGATCTCAGCCAGAACAGGCTCATGGCAGACCCATCCTCCTCCTGCCAGTGGCCACTGTCCCTCCAAGTTTTTAACTTGTCCAACACTGGCTTGGATGAAGTCCTCACACCTCTGCCTCCCAGTCTAGAAGTGTTGGACATGAGCTGCAACCACCTCCATGCTGTAGACATCTCCCTCAGCTCCCTGAAGAAGCTCTTCCTGAACCAAAACATGCTGCAGGCTGCCCCCTCCATCAGGAATTACCCTGTCTTGGACACCCTCCACCTAGACAACAACTTGATTACAGAGCTGCCAGGGGATGAGGTGAAGCTCCTGGGGCACTTGCAGGATGTGGCTGTGGCTGGCAACCCCTACAACTGCTCGTGCTCTGGGGCCAGGGGGCTCCAGGCGCTGGCGGGTATGGGGCACcttgggcagggctggccccacgACTACACATGTCACTCCCCTCCCCACTACCAGGGCAGGCTGGTGCAGGACGTGCCAGTCTCGGTGCTGCAGTGTAACAGCGCTGCGGTGATTGCCCCTCTCTGCATTGCCCTCACCCTGCTCAGCTTGGCTGGGGCCGTCTGCCTGGTGAGATTCAGGCCTCAGCTTGTCCGGCCCTGCTGCAGAGTGTGA
- the TMCO6 gene encoding transmembrane and coiled-coil domain-containing protein 6 isoform X1, with product MWGGRRRGPGPSGGGAEELRARRREREAALRKARRQEQLVSKRLLREDTAAEEGGQDGAEVAPDPLSEDEVLELLRGVKKGSEDRKRSLSRLRWALQNKETQQKFVRLDGSIRTLIGLFTSSLADMQMEAACCLHELSHSSDPAVAEACLPATSYLLTYLSGHSVEFTELCLYTLGNLVVESEAMRKQLLPQGIIPVLASCIQSPHEAVLEGLGYVLSQLLQAKEAPTEIIPLVLDSVLPQHMIRLVCSGLKGGIGAAVEFAWCLHYVVCSHTANAALLSLGALPALTSLLLNLASAIPQDAPKGLELLVCPVLRCLSNLLAEETGCEVQIQDERLLIALFLILQHFLQPHPFIVQECLWLLNNLTADKPFFCSTLLSLDLLPALMQLLPCSQMASVLVLTVLCNIAVKGPAYCQQLHWQPALPLLLPALTLPDPEAVGQCLELLHLLFQHWPEAAADFIRQGGRWALEQHQSTPELQERAQALLAMVGQPLGASTFSPCDTRLPAFS from the exons ATgtggggcgggcggcggcgcgggcccggcccgagcggcggcggcgcggaggagctgcgggcccggcggcgggagcgagAGGCAG CTCTCCGGAAAGCCCGGCGGCAGGAGCAGCTGGTCAGCAAGAGGCTTCTGCGGGAGGACACTGCAGCAGAGGAAGGTGGACAGGATGGAGCAGAGGTCGCACCGGACCCGCTCTCTGAGGATGAG GTCCTTGAGCTGCTCAGAGGGGTGAAGAAGGGTTCAGAGGACAGGAAAAGATCACTCAGCCGCCTCCGCTGGGCTCTGCAGAACAAGGAAACTCAGCAGAAGTTTGTCAG GCTGGACGGCAGCATCCGGACACTCATTGGGCTCTTCACCAGCAGCCTGGCTGACATGCAGATGGAGGCAGCCTGCTGTCTCCATGAGCTCTCCCACTCCAGTGACCCTGCTGTGGCTGAGGCATGTCTGCCAGCGACCTCCTATCTCCTCACCTACCTCTCGGGACATAGCGTTGAGTTCACG GAGCTGTGTTTGTACACCCTGGGGAACCTGGTAGTGGAAAGCGAAGCTATGAGAAAGCAGCTTTTGCCTCAGGGCATCATTCCAGTGCTGGCATCCTGCATCCAG TCCCCACATGAGGCTGTGCTGGAAGGTCTGGGCTACGTCCTCTCGCAGCTCCTCCAAGCCAAGGAAGCTCCCACAGAGATCATACC CTTGGTTCTGGACTCTGTTCTCCCCCAGCACATGATTCGACTGGTTTGCTCTGGCCTCAAGGGTGGGATAGGAGCAGCCGTGGAGTTTGCATGGTGTCTCCACTACGTCGTTTGTAG CCATACAGCCAATGCAGCATTGCTGTCACTGGGGGCCTTGCCTGCCCTCACCTCACTCCTGCTCAACCTGGCTTCTGCAATCCCTCAGGATGCTCCCAAGGGCCTGGAGCTG CTTGTCTGCCCAGTGCTGCGGTGTCTTAGCAACCTGCTTGCAGAGGAGACAGGCTGTGAAGTCCAGATCCAGGATGAGCGCCTGCTCATCGCCCTCTTCCTCATCCTGCAGCACTTCCTCCAGCCGCACCCGTTCATCGTACAGGAGTGTCTCTGGCTGCTGAACAACCTCACAG CAGACAAGCCCTTCTTCTGCTCCACTCTGCTCTCCCTGGACTTGCTCCCGGCCCTGATGCAGCTCCTGCCGTGTTCCCAGATGGCCAGCGTGTTG GTCCTGACAGTTCTGTGCAATATAGCGGTGAAGGGGCCAGCCTACTGCCAGCAGCTGCACTGgcagcctgccctgcccctgctgctgcctgccctcacACTGCCCGACCCCGAAGCAGTGGGGCAGTGCCTCGAGCTGCTGCACCTCCTCTTCCAACACTGGCCAGAG GCAGCTGCCGACTTCATCAGGCAAGGTGGGCGCTGGGCCCTTGAGCAGCACCAGAGCACCCCAGAACTCCAGGAGCGGGCACAGGCACTGCTGGCCATggttgggcagcccctgggagccTCCACCTTCAGTCCCTGCGACACTAGGTTGCCTGCCTTCTCCTAG
- the TMCO6 gene encoding transmembrane and coiled-coil domain-containing protein 6 isoform X2, with product MWGGRRRGPGPSGGGAEELRARRREREAALRKARRQEQLVSKRLLREDTAAEEGGQDGAEVAPDPLSEDEVLELLRGVKKGSEDRKRSLSRLRWALQNKETQQKFVRLDGSIRTLIGLFTSSLADMQMEAACCLHELSHSSDPAVAEACLPATSYLLTYLSGHSVEFTELCLYTLGNLVVESEAMRKQLLPQGIIPVLASCIQSPHEAVLEGLGYVLSQLLQAKEAPTEIIPHTANAALLSLGALPALTSLLLNLASAIPQDAPKGLELLVCPVLRCLSNLLAEETGCEVQIQDERLLIALFLILQHFLQPHPFIVQECLWLLNNLTADKPFFCSTLLSLDLLPALMQLLPCSQMASVLVLTVLCNIAVKGPAYCQQLHWQPALPLLLPALTLPDPEAVGQCLELLHLLFQHWPEAAADFIRQGGRWALEQHQSTPELQERAQALLAMVGQPLGASTFSPCDTRLPAFS from the exons ATgtggggcgggcggcggcgcgggcccggcccgagcggcggcggcgcggaggagctgcgggcccggcggcgggagcgagAGGCAG CTCTCCGGAAAGCCCGGCGGCAGGAGCAGCTGGTCAGCAAGAGGCTTCTGCGGGAGGACACTGCAGCAGAGGAAGGTGGACAGGATGGAGCAGAGGTCGCACCGGACCCGCTCTCTGAGGATGAG GTCCTTGAGCTGCTCAGAGGGGTGAAGAAGGGTTCAGAGGACAGGAAAAGATCACTCAGCCGCCTCCGCTGGGCTCTGCAGAACAAGGAAACTCAGCAGAAGTTTGTCAG GCTGGACGGCAGCATCCGGACACTCATTGGGCTCTTCACCAGCAGCCTGGCTGACATGCAGATGGAGGCAGCCTGCTGTCTCCATGAGCTCTCCCACTCCAGTGACCCTGCTGTGGCTGAGGCATGTCTGCCAGCGACCTCCTATCTCCTCACCTACCTCTCGGGACATAGCGTTGAGTTCACG GAGCTGTGTTTGTACACCCTGGGGAACCTGGTAGTGGAAAGCGAAGCTATGAGAAAGCAGCTTTTGCCTCAGGGCATCATTCCAGTGCTGGCATCCTGCATCCAG TCCCCACATGAGGCTGTGCTGGAAGGTCTGGGCTACGTCCTCTCGCAGCTCCTCCAAGCCAAGGAAGCTCCCACAGAGATCATACC CCATACAGCCAATGCAGCATTGCTGTCACTGGGGGCCTTGCCTGCCCTCACCTCACTCCTGCTCAACCTGGCTTCTGCAATCCCTCAGGATGCTCCCAAGGGCCTGGAGCTG CTTGTCTGCCCAGTGCTGCGGTGTCTTAGCAACCTGCTTGCAGAGGAGACAGGCTGTGAAGTCCAGATCCAGGATGAGCGCCTGCTCATCGCCCTCTTCCTCATCCTGCAGCACTTCCTCCAGCCGCACCCGTTCATCGTACAGGAGTGTCTCTGGCTGCTGAACAACCTCACAG CAGACAAGCCCTTCTTCTGCTCCACTCTGCTCTCCCTGGACTTGCTCCCGGCCCTGATGCAGCTCCTGCCGTGTTCCCAGATGGCCAGCGTGTTG GTCCTGACAGTTCTGTGCAATATAGCGGTGAAGGGGCCAGCCTACTGCCAGCAGCTGCACTGgcagcctgccctgcccctgctgctgcctgccctcacACTGCCCGACCCCGAAGCAGTGGGGCAGTGCCTCGAGCTGCTGCACCTCCTCTTCCAACACTGGCCAGAG GCAGCTGCCGACTTCATCAGGCAAGGTGGGCGCTGGGCCCTTGAGCAGCACCAGAGCACCCCAGAACTCCAGGAGCGGGCACAGGCACTGCTGGCCATggttgggcagcccctgggagccTCCACCTTCAGTCCCTGCGACACTAGGTTGCCTGCCTTCTCCTAG
- the NDUFA2 gene encoding NADH dehydrogenase [ubiquinone] 1 alpha subcomplex subunit 2 isoform X1: MAAAAVRGVGGELSRSLRELRIHLCQRSAGSRGVRDFIEQHYVTLKKANPDFPILIRECSGVQPKLWARVWQREKCATEQPYCGRSGQGLGEHCEKQGVKMDSKHVHAEYLTDDL; this comes from the exons atggcggcggcggctgtGAGGGGCGTCGGGGGCGAGTTGAGCCGCAGCCTGCGGGAGCTCCGCATCCACCTGTGCCAGCGCTCCGCCGGCAGCCGCGGTGTCAG AGACTTCATCGAGCAGCACTACGTGACCCTGAAGAAGGCGAATCCCGATTTCCCCATCCTGATCCGCGAGTGCTCCGGTGTCCAGCCCAAGCTCTGGGCTCG AGTTTGGCAAAGAGAAAAGTGTGCCACTGAACAACCTTACTGTGGACGAAGTGGCCAAGGCCTTGGAGAACATTGTGAAAAGCAAGGTGTGAAGATGGACAGTAAACATGTGCATGCTGAATACCTGACTGATGATCTTTGA
- the NDUFA2 gene encoding NADH dehydrogenase [ubiquinone] 1 alpha subcomplex subunit 2 isoform X2, whose translation MAAAAVRGVGGELSRSLRELRIHLCQRSAGSRGVRDFIEQHYVTLKKANPDFPILIRECSGVQPKLWARYEFGKEKSVPLNNLTVDEVAKALENIVKSKV comes from the exons atggcggcggcggctgtGAGGGGCGTCGGGGGCGAGTTGAGCCGCAGCCTGCGGGAGCTCCGCATCCACCTGTGCCAGCGCTCCGCCGGCAGCCGCGGTGTCAG AGACTTCATCGAGCAGCACTACGTGACCCTGAAGAAGGCGAATCCCGATTTCCCCATCCTGATCCGCGAGTGCTCCGGTGTCCAGCCCAAGCTCTGGGCTCGGTACG AGTTTGGCAAAGAGAAAAGTGTGCCACTGAACAACCTTACTGTGGACGAAGTGGCCAAGGCCTTGGAGAACATTGTGAAAAGCAAGGTGTGA
- the IK gene encoding protein Red produces the protein MPERDNEPFSNPLAPDGHDVDDTHSFHQSKLTNEDFRKLLMTPRAAPTSAPPSKSRHHEMPREYNEDEDPAARRRKKKSYYAKLRQQEIERERELAEKYRDRAKERRDGVNKDYEETELISTTANYRAVGPTAEADKSAAEKRRQLIQESKFLGGDMEHTHLVKGLDFALLQKVRAEIASKEKEEEEMMEKPQKETKKDEDPENKIEFKTRLGRNIYRILFKNKAYERNELFLPGRMAYVVDLDDEYADTDIPTTLIRSKADCPTMEAQTTLTTNDIVISKLTQILSYLRQGTRNKKLKKKDKGKLDEKKPPEADMNIFEDIGDYVPSTAKMPREKERERYRERERDRDRERDRDRERDRDRERERDRERDREREEEKKRHSYFEKPKADDEPTDIDKGPGSAKELIKSINEKFAGATGWEGTESLKKPEDKKQLGDFFGMSNSYAECYPATMDDMAVDSDEEVDYSKMDQGNKKGPLGRWDFDTQEEYSEYMNNKEALPKAAFQYGIKMSEGRKTRRFKETNDKAELDRQWKKISAIIEKRKKLEADGVEVKRPKY, from the exons ATGCCGGAGCGTGACA ATGAACCGTTCTCCAACCCCCTGGCCCCTGATGGCCACGATGTGGATGACACACACTCCTTCCACCA ATCCAAGCTGACCAATGAAGACTTCAGAAAGCTTCTCATGACCCCGCGGGCTGCACCAACATCTGCGCCACCGTCCAAATCGCGCCACCATGA GATGCCCCGGGAGTACAACGAAGATGAAGACCCAGCTGCTcgcaggaggaagaagaaaag CTATTATGCAAAGCTGCGCCAGCAGGAGATAGAGCGTGAGAGGGAGCTGGCTGAGAAGTACAGGGATCGAGCCAAGGAGAGGAGAGATGGTGTCAACAAGGACTACGAGGAGACAGAGCTAATCAGCACAACTGCTAACTACAGGGCTGTGGGGCCAACAGCAGAGGC GGATAAATCCGCTGCGGAGAAGAGGAGACAGTTGATCCAGGAGTCCAAGTTCTTGGGTGGTGACATGGAGCACACTCACTTGGTGAAGGGTCTGGACTTTGCGCTTTTGCAGAAG GTACGGGCTGAGATTGCCagcaaggagaaggaagaggaggagatgatggAGAAGCCCCAGAAAGAAACTAA GAAGGACGAGGATCCTGAGAACAAAATTGAATTTAAGACCCGACTGG GTCGCAACATCTACCGCATTCTGTTCAAGAACAAGGCCTATGAGCGGAATGAGCTGTTCCTGCCGGGGAGGATGGCCTACGTGGTAGATCTGGACGATGAGTATGCCGACACTGACATCCCAACCACGCTGATCCGGAGCAAGGCTGACTGCCCCACCATGGAG GCACAGACCACGCTGACCACCAATGACATTGTCATCAGCAAACTGACGCAGATCCTCTCCTATCTCAGGCAAGGGACCCGCAACAAGAAGCTCAAGAAGAAAGACAAAG GGAAGCTGGATGAGAAGAAGCCCCCTGAAGCTGATATGAA CATCTTTGAGGACATTGGAGATTATGTGCCCTCCACTGCCAAGATGCCACGGGAGAAGGAGCGGGAGAGGTACCGTGAGAGGGAGCGTGACAGGGACCGGGAACGTGACAGGGACCGGGAACGTGACCGAGACCGGGAGCGTGAGAGGGACCGAGAGCGTGACCGGGAGcgggaggaggaaaagaagaggcACAGCTACTTTGAGAAGCCCAAGGCTGATGATGAG CCCACAGACATTGACAAAG GACCTGGCTCAGCCAAGGAGCTCATCAAGTCCATCAATGAGAAGTTTGCTGGAGCCACTGGCTGGGAAGGAACAGAGTC ATTGAAGAAGCCAGAAGACAAGAAGCAGCTGGGGGACTTCTTTGGCATGTCAAACAGCTATGCCGAGTGCTACCCTGCTAC aatggacGATATGGCTGTGGACAGTGATGAAGAGGTGGACTACAGCAAAATGGATCAG GGTAACAAGAAGGGACCTCTGGGCCGCTGGGACTTCGACACCCAAGAGGAGTACAGCGAATACATGAACAACAAAGAGGCTCTGCCCAA GGCAGCCTTTCAGTATGGGATCAAGATGTCTGAGGGACGCAAAACCCGTCGCTTCAAGGAGACTAATGACAAAGCAGAGCTGGACCGGCAGTGGAAGAAGATCAGTGCG ATCattgagaagaggaagaagttgGAGGCTGATGG GGTTGAGGTGAAACGTCCCAAGTACTGA
- the WDR55 gene encoding WD repeat-containing protein 55 isoform X1, translating to MRRGRGHANEGASTCKRAQPAPGRHGGAGGGEHASGGAARLRPRRPRPHRPALPQECSEPAGREPRLRDTPEDICLEATANAIALHPARPLLAAGDVDGDVYLYSYSRTEGENRQLWSSGHHLKSCRDVAFSQDGQKLFTVSKDKSIHVLTVEEGRLETRFPKAHGSALNCVLPIDNHVFATGDDDGALKVWDLRKGDAILEARQQEEYISAMAVDGNGKILLTTSGDGTLGVFNVKRRRFELLSEPQNGDLTSVVLLKRGKKVACGSSEGTIYLFNWDGFGAASDRFALRAESVDCVVPVTDSIVCVGSLDGVIRAVNILPNRVLGCVGQHLGEPIEQLALAPGGQLLASCAHDQKVKFWDVSALGALVVDDYRRKKKKGGPLRALSSKAAGSGEDFFADLRDEAEPEAAAGSDSDGSD from the exons ATGCGAAGGGGGAGGGGGCATGCAAATGAGGGGGCGTCGACATGCAAACGAGCCCAGCCCGCGCCCGGCCGCCATGGCGGTGCCGGCGGAGGTGAGCACGCGTCGGGGGGCGCAGcgcggctccggccccgccggccccggccccaccgCCCCGCTCTCCCCCAGGAGTGCTCGGAGCCAGCGGGGAGGGAGCCGCGGCTGCGGGACACCCCCGAGGACATCTGCTTGGAGGCGACGGCCAACGCCATTGCCCTGCACCCGGCCCGGCCCTTGCTGGCGGCGGGAGACGTGGATGGCGACGTCTACCT GTACTCGTACTCCCGCACCGAGGGGGAGAACCGGCAGCTCTGGTCTTCAGGGCATCACCTCAAGTCGTGCCGGGACGTGGCCTTCTCCCAGGATGGGCAGA AGCTTTTCACCGTGTCCAAAGACAAGTCCATCCATGTTTTGACGGTGGAGGAGGGACGGCTGGAAACACGCTTCCCGAAGGCCCACGG CTCGGCCCTCAACTGCGTGCTGCCCATTGATAACCACGTCTTTGCCACGGGCGACGACGACGGGGCGCTGAAGGTGTGGGACCTGCGCAAGGGGGATGCCATCCTGGAGGCCCGTCAGCAGGAGGAGTACATCAGCGCGATGGCTGTGGATGGCAACGGGAAGATCCTGCTGACCACCAG TGGTGATGGCACACTGGGTGTCTTCAACGTGAAGAGACGGCGCTTTGAGCTGCTCTCAGAGCCACAGAACGGGGACCTGACATCTGTTGTGCTGCTGAAG AGGGGGAAGAAAGTGGCATGTGGCTCCAGCGAAGGCACCATCTACCTCTTCAACTGGGATGGCTTCGGGGCTGCCAGCGACCGCTTTGCTCTGCGGGCCGAGTCCGTTGACTGCGTGGTCCCCGTCACAGACAGCATCGTCTGCGTGGGGTCCCTGGACGGAGTCATCAG GGCGGTGAACATCCTGCCCAACCGCGTGCTGGGCTGCGTGGGGCAGCACCTGGGGGAGCCCATCGAGCAGCTGGCGCTGGCCCCCGGCGGGCAGCTCCTGGCCAGCTGCGCCCACGACCAGAAGGTGAAGTTCTGGGACGTCTCCGCCCTGGGGGCGCTGGTGGTGGACGACTAccggaggaagaagaagaagggggggCCGCTGCGGGCGCTCAGCAGCaaggcggcgggcagcggcgagGACTTCTTCGCCGATCTGCGGGACGAGGCCGagccggaggcggcggcggggagcgacaGCGACGGCAGCGActga
- the WDR55 gene encoding WD repeat-containing protein 55 isoform X2, with product MRRGRGHANEGASTCKRAQPAPGRHGGAGGGVLGASGEGAAAAGHPRGHLLGGDGQRHCPAPGPALAGGGRRGWRRLPVLVLPHRGGEPAALVFRASPQVVPGRGLLPGWAEAFHRVQRQVHPCFDGGGGTAGNTLPEGPRVWDLRKGDAILEARQQEEYISAMAVDGNGKILLTTSGDGTLGVFNVKRRRFELLSEPQNGDLTSVVLLKRGKKVACGSSEGTIYLFNWDGFGAASDRFALRAESVDCVVPVTDSIVCVGSLDGVIRAVNILPNRVLGCVGQHLGEPIEQLALAPGGQLLASCAHDQKVKFWDVSALGALVVDDYRRKKKKGGPLRALSSKAAGSGEDFFADLRDEAEPEAAAGSDSDGSD from the exons ATGCGAAGGGGGAGGGGGCATGCAAATGAGGGGGCGTCGACATGCAAACGAGCCCAGCCCGCGCCCGGCCGCCATGGCGGTGCCGGCGGAG GAGTGCTCGGAGCCAGCGGGGAGGGAGCCGCGGCTGCGGGACACCCCCGAGGACATCTGCTTGGAGGCGACGGCCAACGCCATTGCCCTGCACCCGGCCCGGCCCTTGCTGGCGGCGGGAGACGTGGATGGCGACGTCTACCT GTACTCGTACTCCCGCACCGAGGGGGAGAACCGGCAGCTCTGGTCTTCAGGGCATCACCTCAAGTCGTGCCGGGACGTGGCCTTCTCCCAGGATGGGCAGA AGCTTTTCACCGTGTCCAAAGACAAGTCCATCCATGTTTTGACGGTGGAGGAGGGACGGCTGGAAACACGCTTCCCGAAGGCCCACGG GTGTGGGACCTGCGCAAGGGGGATGCCATCCTGGAGGCCCGTCAGCAGGAGGAGTACATCAGCGCGATGGCTGTGGATGGCAACGGGAAGATCCTGCTGACCACCAG TGGTGATGGCACACTGGGTGTCTTCAACGTGAAGAGACGGCGCTTTGAGCTGCTCTCAGAGCCACAGAACGGGGACCTGACATCTGTTGTGCTGCTGAAG AGGGGGAAGAAAGTGGCATGTGGCTCCAGCGAAGGCACCATCTACCTCTTCAACTGGGATGGCTTCGGGGCTGCCAGCGACCGCTTTGCTCTGCGGGCCGAGTCCGTTGACTGCGTGGTCCCCGTCACAGACAGCATCGTCTGCGTGGGGTCCCTGGACGGAGTCATCAG GGCGGTGAACATCCTGCCCAACCGCGTGCTGGGCTGCGTGGGGCAGCACCTGGGGGAGCCCATCGAGCAGCTGGCGCTGGCCCCCGGCGGGCAGCTCCTGGCCAGCTGCGCCCACGACCAGAAGGTGAAGTTCTGGGACGTCTCCGCCCTGGGGGCGCTGGTGGTGGACGACTAccggaggaagaagaagaagggggggCCGCTGCGGGCGCTCAGCAGCaaggcggcgggcagcggcgagGACTTCTTCGCCGATCTGCGGGACGAGGCCGagccggaggcggcggcggggagcgacaGCGACGGCAGCGActga
- the DND1 gene encoding dead end protein homolog 1: MALLAWAKETRTDLVQINGQRRYGGPPPGWVGDPPPAGTEVFIGKLPQDMYENVLIPLFQSVGRLYEFRLMMTFSGLNRGFAYAKYSSRRGAKEAIAAFNKFEVREGCAIVVCKSTEKCELSVDGLDGSVSQGELEALLRRVTVGLQSVTLCASPCRKRAQLAVLKYSSHQAAAMAKKTLMEENLSLSGMEMRVAWLNPDLKQKLQLCKEKPSSSRVQGGKSPEGPKRVPLSPVLRNALDRLNTLCQKQYLGTPLFLTKCVQENPNGWLRFWCCVVIPGFPVPFSGFTWVRQDGPGRSGHEEAKVAVALQVLRVLGCQLM; the protein is encoded by the exons ATGGCCCTGCTTGCCTGGGCAAAAGAAACCCGCACTGACCTGGTGCAGATCAATGGGCAAAGGCGATACGGTGGCCCCCCCCCAG GCTGGGTGGGCGACCCCCCACCGGCCGGCACGGAGGTGTTCATCGGGAAGCTGCCGCAGGACATGTACGAGAACGTGTTGATCCCGCTCTTCCAGAGCGTGGGGAGGCTCTACGAGTTCCGTCTCATGATGACTTTCAGTGGCCTTAACCGGGGCTTTGCCTACGCCAAGTACAGCAGCCGGCGCGGAGCCAAGGAGGCCATCGCTGCCTTCAACAAATTCGAGGTGCGGGAGGGCTGCGCCATCGTGGTGTGCAAGAGCACCGAGAAGTGTGAGCTGAGTGTGGATGGCCTGGACGGCTCGGTGAGCCAGGGGGAGCTGGAGGCTTTGCTGCGGCGGGTCACGGTGGGGCTGCAGAGCGTCACCCTGTGCGCCAGCCCCTGCCGGAAACGGGCCCAGCTTGCTGTGCTGAAATACAGCTCGCACCAGGCTGCTGCCATGGCCAAGAAAACCCTGATGGAAG AGAACTTGAGTCTCAGCGGCATGGAGATGAGGGTGGCTTGGCTGAACCCTGATCTGAAGCAGAAACTGCAGTTGTGCAAGGAAAAGCCATCGTCCAGCCGGGTGCAAGGAGGCAAGAGCCCGGAGGGCCCCAAGCGGGTGCCCCTGTCTCCAGTGCTGCGCAACGCACTGGACCGCCTGAACACCCTGTGCCAGAAGCAGTACCTGGGGACACCCCTGTTCCTCACCAAGTGTGTTCAGGAAAACCCCAATGGATGGCTGCGGTTCTGGTGCTGCGTCGTGATCCCAGGGTTCCCCGTGCCCTTCAGTGGGTTCACGTGGGTCCGGCAGGACGGGCCAGGCAGGAGTGGGCACGAGGAGGCGAAGGTTGCAGTGGCGCTGCAGGTTCTCCGGGTGCTAG gaTGCCAGCTGATGTAG